The sequence TGTCCTCGCCCTTGATGTCTTCGAGTGCGGCGACGGCGATGTCGCGCATCTGTTCCGGGGTCAGGTGTCGTTGTTGTTCGGTCATGTTCGCAGGGTTCCGCTTGCCGCCTGGCCCACCGTGCCGCCCGGTTCGGGCGGGCGCGGCGTCGCGGCGGAATAAAGCAAATGCCGCCCGGCGTAGTCGAGCACGGCGTCGGGCGCGAGGTAGCGGGCGGATCGTCCGGCCGCGAGTTCGGCGCGTATCGCGGTGCTCGAAATGGCGAGCGGCGTGGTTGGCAAAAGCGCGATTGTACCCGGAAGGTGCCGGCCGGTCACGCTAAGTGTTTGAATTCTCGGCAGGACTTCGTCGGCCAGCGCGGGTGACGCACGTTCGCGCCAGCGGTCGAGGTCGAATCCGGGGCGGCAGGCGACGGCCAGCGTGGCGAGATCGAACAGCTCGCGCCAGCGATGCCAGCGGTCGAGCGAGAGGAAGCTGTCGGCGCCGATCAGCCAGCTCAGCGGCGCGTCCGGGCCCAGCTCGGCGCGCAGTTCGGTCAGCGTGTCGATGGTGTAGCACGGGCCGTCGCGCCGCAGCTCGCGCTCGTCGACCGCCAGCCGCGGGTTGCCGGCGACGGCCAGCCGCACCATCGCCAGCCGGTCTTCGTTGCCGGCCAATGGGCCGGCGCGGTGCGGCGGATTGGCGGTCGGCACCAGGCGCACCTGCTCGAGCCCGAGCGCCGCGGCGAACTCCTCGGCGATGCGCAGATGGCCGAAGTGGATCGGGTCGAAGGTCCCGCCGAAGATGCCGATGCCGGCCACGCGAACTCCAGTCTTGCCATGCAAAAGGCCGCCCCGCTTGAACGGTGGCGGCCTGTCGGGTCGATGCGAAGGTATCTGGCCGAAGCCCCGGTCAGAACGACTTCTCGTAGCGCGCGACCAGCGCCTTCAGCGCGGCGGCGGTGCCGGCCAGTTGATCGGCCGACGTCGCCAGCGACTGCGCCTCGCGGTTGTTGGCGTCGATGGTGCTGGCCATCCGCTCGATGGTGTTGGCCACTTCCTCGGCGGCCGACGACTGCTGGCGCAGCGTGTCGGCGATCTGGCCGGTCATCTCCACCGTGCGCTCGGCGGCGGTGGCGACGTCCTGCAGGTTGCGGCTGCTGGCCTCGATCGAGGCGGTGCCGTTGCTGACCTCGGCCACGGCGTCGTCCATCGTCATCAGCGTGGCCTGGGTGACCAGCTGGATGTTGGCGACGTTGTTGTTGATGTCGAGCGTCGACTGCGAGGTGCGTTCGGCCAGCTTGCGCACCTCGTCGGCCACCACCGCGAAGCCGCGGCCGCTTTCGCCCGCGCGGGCGGCTTCGATGGCGGCGTTGAGCGCCAGCAGGTTGGTCTGGTCGGCGATTTCCTTGATGGTGCCGGTCATGCTGCCGATGCGGGCGACGGCCTGGTTCAGGTCGTCCAGCGTGGCGCGCGCTTCGCCGACCACCTCGACGATGCGGTTGGTCGAGGCGCGGCTGGCCTGCATGTTGGCTTCGCCCTCGCGTACCACGGTCTTGGCCTGCATGGCGCTTTCGGCGGTCTGGTGGGTGGCGCGGCTGATCTCGGTCACCGACACGCTCATCTCTTCGGTCGCGGCGCTCACCTGCATCGCCTGCTCGCTCTGGCGGCCGGTCTGCAGCGCCAGCTGCTCGGCGGCGCGGTCGACCACGTCGGACTGCTCGGCGATCTTGCGCGAGGTCGACAGCACGTCGGCGATCATCGCGCGCAGGTGGATCGACAGCGTGCGGACCGAGCCGATCAGCTCGGCGAATTCGTCGGTCGGGTCGATTTCGGGCTGGTAGCGGAAATTGCCTTCCTCGATGTGGCGGAGCGCCACCTCGACCTTGCGCATGCCGTGGGCGGCACGGCTGACCCACCAGCCGCCGCCGACCAGGGCGGCCAGCGCGCCGAGCACCGCCAGCGCCCAGGTCCAGCCTTCGCCCAGGCCGAAGCTGGCCGCGGCGGCGGTCAGGAGATTGAGAATCGCCAGCAGGATGAAGGCGAGCCAGGCGCGTTGGGCGAAGGAAATTTTCTGCATGACGGTTCCGGTTGGTGTGTCGGGGAAGCGGGCTCGCTTTTCCCGGATGTCGCGGTACAGCGCCTCGGCGCGCGCAACCTCACTGCGCGCCGGAGCAGTCCGCACGGACATGTATCCGCGCGGCCTGCCTTCTTCAAACATAGGTGTGACGTAAGCCTCCACCCAATAAAAATCGCCGTTGCTGGCCCGGTTCTTCACCAGGCCGCGCCACGGCCGCCCGCCTTCAACGTGCGCC is a genomic window of Chitinimonas koreensis containing:
- the nadD gene encoding nicotinate-nucleotide adenylyltransferase; protein product: MAGIGIFGGTFDPIHFGHLRIAEEFAAALGLEQVRLVPTANPPHRAGPLAGNEDRLAMVRLAVAGNPRLAVDERELRRDGPCYTIDTLTELRAELGPDAPLSWLIGADSFLSLDRWHRWRELFDLATLAVACRPGFDLDRWRERASPALADEVLPRIQTLSVTGRHLPGTIALLPTTPLAISSTAIRAELAAGRSARYLAPDAVLDYAGRHLLYSAATPRPPEPGGTVGQAASGTLRT
- a CDS encoding methyl-accepting chemotaxis protein — protein: MQKISFAQRAWLAFILLAILNLLTAAAASFGLGEGWTWALAVLGALAALVGGGWWVSRAAHGMRKVEVALRHIEEGNFRYQPEIDPTDEFAELIGSVRTLSIHLRAMIADVLSTSRKIAEQSDVVDRAAEQLALQTGRQSEQAMQVSAATEEMSVSVTEISRATHQTAESAMQAKTVVREGEANMQASRASTNRIVEVVGEARATLDDLNQAVARIGSMTGTIKEIADQTNLLALNAAIEAARAGESGRGFAVVADEVRKLAERTSQSTLDINNNVANIQLVTQATLMTMDDAVAEVSNGTASIEASSRNLQDVATAAERTVEMTGQIADTLRQQSSAAEEVANTIERMASTIDANNREAQSLATSADQLAGTAAALKALVARYEKSF